From one Amycolatopsis sp. FDAARGOS 1241 genomic stretch:
- a CDS encoding gas vesicle protein gives MTLPARAGERNVALIDLLDRVLAGGVVVSGEITLSIADVDLVQISLRTLISSVSALQPRHG, from the coding sequence ATGACTTTGCCGGCGCGTGCGGGGGAACGCAACGTCGCTTTGATCGACCTGCTCGACCGGGTATTGGCGGGTGGTGTCGTGGTGAGTGGGGAAATCACGTTGTCGATCGCCGATGTGGATCTGGTCCAGATTTCCCTGCGCACCCTGATCTCGTCGGTCTCCGCATTGCAGCCGCGCCATGGGTGA
- a CDS encoding gas vesicle protein K — protein sequence MGDARENRINADPETAERSLVSLVLTVVELLRQLMERQALRRVDHGDLDDDKVEEIGQTLMYLDLRMDELCEHFGLERRELNLDLGPLGPLLSEE from the coding sequence ATGGGTGACGCGCGGGAGAACCGGATCAACGCCGACCCGGAGACGGCCGAACGCAGCCTCGTGAGCCTGGTGCTGACCGTGGTCGAGCTGCTGCGCCAGCTCATGGAGCGCCAGGCGCTGCGGCGCGTCGACCACGGTGACCTCGACGACGACAAAGTCGAGGAGATCGGGCAGACGCTGATGTACCTCGATCTTCGCATGGACGAATTGTGCGAACACTTCGGTCTGGAGCGGCGGGAACTGAATCTTGATCTGGGTCCGCTGGGTCCGCTTCTGTCCGAAGAATAA
- a CDS encoding GlsB/YeaQ/YmgE family stress response membrane protein, giving the protein MAVTGIISAILVGLVIGVLGRLVAPGKQKIPIWLTIVIGIIAAFAGTAIARGGYAETAGFDWLELLTQVVLAALGVALTAAAYGKRRKVWR; this is encoded by the coding sequence ATGGCTGTCACCGGAATCATCAGCGCAATCCTCGTCGGGTTGGTCATCGGCGTGCTGGGGCGTCTCGTGGCGCCGGGCAAGCAGAAGATCCCGATCTGGCTGACGATCGTCATCGGCATCATCGCGGCGTTCGCGGGCACCGCCATCGCGCGCGGCGGTTACGCCGAGACCGCGGGATTCGACTGGCTCGAACTGCTGACGCAGGTCGTGCTGGCCGCGCTCGGGGTCGCGCTCACCGCTGCCGCCTACGGGAAGAGGCGCAAGGTGTGGCGCTGA